From Vitis vinifera cultivar Pinot Noir 40024 chromosome 5, ASM3070453v1, the proteins below share one genomic window:
- the LOC100261454 gene encoding heavy metal-associated isoprenylated plant protein 33, which yields MSKEEFLKIQTCVLKVNIHCDGCKHKVKKILHKIEGVYTTKIDADLGKVTVSGNVDAATLMKKLNKAGKHAELWGAPKANNQNQLNNQLKNLQLDNGGKGGGKKGGNNNGGNQPKGGHPNPQQQLQQLQQQMKGFQDLKLPPLGQAPKTVKFSLPEDDGMSDEFDDEFDEEDLEDDEFYDELDDIPHQLPNKMKPNAVNGQGTQMPNLMMLNGMMNAQQMMNAQAMMNDKKAGGNVGNGKKGGGGGAVPIQINGNDGKNGGKKGGGGGNNNGGNQNQGGIGGGAKNGGKNGGGAPSEGKNGNNAGGGNNKIGNNGGGGNGNGGKKGGAANDVHAINNMPNAMHNMAAIRGLGGGNMGQMPMGPMGNMPMGQMGNMSMAQMGNNMPAVQGLPAGAINAGGAGGGAPPGYGGGVPPGYFQGAGPEVMAGNPYYQQQLAAMMMNQQRAHGNERFQPMMYARPPPAVNYLPPYPPQPDPYTHFFSDENTSSCNVM from the exons ATGAGCAAGGAGGAGTTTTTGAAGATCCAG ACCTGTGTGCTGAAGGTGAACATTCACTGTGACGGGTGCAAGCACAAGGTCAAGAAAATCTTACATAAAATTGAAG GGGTTTACACAACCAAAATAGATGCAGATCTGGGGAAGGTGACAGTTTCAGGAAATGTAGACGCGGCCACGCTGATGAAAAAGCTAAACAAAGCTGGAAAACATGCCGAGCTCTGGGGTGCTCCGAAGGCCAACAACCAAAACCAACTGAATAACCAGTTGAAGAACTTGCAACTTGATAATGGCGGCAAAGGTGGGGGCAAAAAGGGCGGAAACAACAACGGCGGCAACCAGCCTAAAGGAGGACATCCCAACCCACAGCAGCAGCTTCAGCAACTCCAGCAGCAGATGAAAGGCTTCCAAGATCTGAAGCTGCCCCCCTTGGGTCAGGCTCCCAAAACCGTCAAGTTCAGCTTGCCTGAGGATGATGGTATGAGTGATGAATTTGATGATGAGTTCGATGAAGAGGATTTAGAAGATGATGAGTTTTACGATGAGTTGGACGATATTCCCCATCAGCTTCCCAACAAAATGAAACCGAATGCGGTTAATGGGCAGGGGACTCAGATGCCCAACCTCATGATGTTGAATGGTATGATGAACGCCCAGCAGATGATGAATGCCCAGGCCATGATGAATGACAAGAAGGCTGGTGGTAATGTTGGGAACGGTAAGAAGGGTGGCGGTGGCGGTGCTGTGCCAATTCAGATAAATGGCAATGATGggaaaaatggtggaaagaAAGGCGGTGGCGGAGGTAATAATAACGGAGGGAATCAAAATCAAGGTGGTATCGGCGGCGGTGCTAAGAATGGTGGCAAAAATGGCGGTGGGGCGCCATCGGAGGGTAAAAATGGTAACAACGCTGGCGGTGGGAACAATAAGATCGGTAATAATGGCGGCggtggtaacggtaacggtggtAAGAAAGGCGGAGCCGCGAATGATGTTCATGCCATTAACAACATGCCCAATGCGATGCATAACATGGCTGCCATTCGGGGCCTTGGCGGAGGGAATATGGGCCAGATGCCCATGGGCCCCATGGGGAACATGCCCATGGGCCAGATGGGCAACATGTCCATGGCCCAAATGGGTAATAACATGCCTGCAGTGCAGGGCCTACCAGCCGGCGCCATAAACGCCGGTGGTGCCGGCGGCGGCGCCCCCCCTGGTTACGGCGGCGGCGTCCCCCCTGGTTACTTCCAAGGAGCCGGCCCGGAAGTGATGGCTGGAAACCCCTACTACCAGCAGCAACTGGCTGCCATGATGATGAACCAGCAACGCGCACATGGCAACGAGCGGTTCCAGCCCATGATGTATGCTCGCCCCCCTCCTGCAGTCAATTACTTGCCCCCATACCCACCTCAGCCCGACCCCTACACCCATTTCTTCAGTGACGAGAACACCTCGAGCTGCAATGTCATGTGA